One Maribacter dokdonensis DSW-8 genomic region harbors:
- a CDS encoding MutH/Sau3AI family endonuclease: protein MHKQLPYDEKDPISIENYSKGLVNKSLRDLYGNDLENAYSGKGKLGQLVEFLYFGYKPNSNPEPDFPEAGVELKTTPIKKTSKGLVSKERLVFNIIDFEEEYKYTFKESSFWKKNSFLLLLFYLYEKDKIDIDYLFKIARLWRFPLTDLKIIKDDWNTIVTKIKSGKAHEISEGDTLYLGACTKGSTALKSRRTQPFSNEKAQQRAFSLKSKYLNFIIAKSLKGDNNLTKFDDEYLQFLDEDINALNESKPGYGNLFENHESIIKDVNDYKKGQTFEDVIIEKFSKYYGYSEQELKDKFNLNVNLRAKNKSYVFAKAILGISKDKIEEFEKAEIELKTIKLEVTGTLKESMSFAQIKYKEIINEEWEESYWFNKLTKRFLFVIFQKDENKIARLKKVMFWTMPIKDLETAEKFWEHTKDNVRKGDYENFWKLKDHNICHVRPKAVNSKDLMETPQGTFEKKKSYWLNSRFILKQIFND from the coding sequence TTGCATAAACAATTACCATATGATGAAAAAGACCCTATCTCAATTGAGAATTATTCTAAAGGTCTAGTTAATAAATCTTTGAGAGATTTATACGGTAATGATTTAGAAAATGCATATTCTGGCAAAGGCAAACTTGGACAATTAGTTGAATTCTTATATTTTGGGTATAAACCAAACTCTAATCCTGAACCAGACTTCCCTGAAGCAGGTGTAGAATTAAAAACCACTCCTATAAAAAAAACCTCAAAAGGGCTTGTTTCTAAAGAGCGATTGGTTTTCAATATCATAGATTTCGAGGAAGAATATAAATATACTTTTAAAGAAAGTAGTTTTTGGAAAAAAAACAGTTTTTTACTCTTATTGTTTTATTTATATGAGAAAGATAAAATAGATATAGATTATCTGTTTAAAATAGCTAGATTATGGCGTTTTCCTTTGACTGACTTAAAAATTATTAAAGACGATTGGAATACAATTGTAACTAAAATTAAGTCTGGAAAAGCTCATGAAATTTCAGAAGGAGATACTTTGTATCTTGGTGCTTGTACAAAAGGATCTACAGCTTTAAAATCAAGAAGAACACAACCATTTTCAAATGAAAAAGCGCAACAAAGAGCATTTTCATTAAAATCAAAATATTTAAACTTTATTATAGCGAAAAGTTTAAAAGGAGATAATAATTTAACAAAATTTGATGATGAATATCTTCAATTTTTGGATGAAGATATTAATGCATTAAATGAATCTAAACCTGGATATGGTAATTTATTTGAGAATCATGAATCTATAATTAAAGATGTTAATGATTATAAAAAAGGGCAAACTTTTGAAGATGTAATTATTGAAAAATTCTCAAAATATTATGGTTATTCTGAACAAGAGCTAAAAGATAAGTTCAACCTAAATGTTAACTTAAGAGCAAAAAATAAAAGTTATGTTTTTGCAAAAGCTATATTAGGCATTAGTAAAGACAAAATTGAAGAATTTGAAAAAGCAGAAATAGAATTAAAAACTATTAAGCTTGAAGTAACAGGTACTTTAAAAGAAAGTATGTCTTTCGCACAAATAAAGTATAAAGAAATCATTAATGAAGAATGGGAAGAATCGTATTGGTTTAACAAGTTAACCAAACGCTTTTTATTTGTAATCTTTCAAAAAGATGAAAATAAGATTGCGAGATTAAAGAAAGTAATGTTTTGGACTATGCCAATTAAAGATTTAGAAACAGCAGAAAAGTTTTGGGAACACACCAAAGATAATGTCCGAAAAGGGGATTATGAAAATTTCTGGAAATTGAAAGATCACAATATTTGCCATGTAAGACCAAAAGCTGTTAATTCTAAAGATTTAATGGAAACTCCTCAAGGAACTTTTGAAAAAAAGAAAAGTTATTGGTTAAATAGCAGATTTATCTTAAAACAAATTTTTAATGATTAA